Sequence from the Phragmites australis chromosome 11, lpPhrAust1.1, whole genome shotgun sequence genome:
GCAAATATGTCAAGGTAGATTGCaggtatgtaaatacggaaacataaataaggtagagagcgCAAATTTGgcataaaagatttttatcctctcttatcgatggcataaacgtcacacatagtccatgttggagcagtCACTTAGGCTATAGCTACCGGACAACACCTGGTCACGACCCTTTAGCCACCCAAGCCTGAATTAGGTTGAGCCACACAGCTACCAAGGCAAAACCTCACCAttctttaggcacccaaataggttgatTCTACCTCCGGTTCTTGTATTCCTATCAATACTTCGATTTTCATGACCAACTCTTTGAACCGCTCAGGCATCCACAATCATGTGTGCAACAACTTTGCCATTATCCTTCTTTTTGAatttgtagtggttgctcttggtcttgatattgtagttgggcttgatgtagaggttggaggtcttattTGAGATATTTATGATCTTGTTATTCTCCTTGGTCTCATTCTTcatttgcttgcattggaaggacttgtgaccttcttgatggcacttgaaacatgtcacggtggacccttCCGCAAACTTGTTCACCATGGTAGTAttattatcttgaggaggttggacatgactCTTACtttttaatcttgccaagttcTTCTCGAGCTTCTCCACTTATTGCTTGatctcatcattctcttgtacaataagttcattagatgtttctacaacaatattttcaatacaaatctcattgcaaatggatgagatagataaattaattaaattatcacaagaagtgcaagcatctaccttatgattgaaattaaagagataGGTAGaatgcttcaaagggaccttaggaTGAGAATCAATGATCTCAAATTTTTTCTAAGCtctttgtgctccttgtttagtaattcgaatttgttcaataatttttataattagACACAAATGTAGTATGAATTTCATTAAtggcattgaatttctttagtgcttttgattatttctttaAGGCCTTTTGTTGCTTATCGATCAAATCaaggagttcttcttgagagagAAAATACTCATcgaatttatcatcacttatattatttttaatacatTTGGCCATAAAGCATTTGTAGGATGATAACTTGGATGATGGTTTGCATGATGACGattttgagaaagagcttctcttgtaGAGTGGGTGGTGAAattttcatcacttgagtttgaattttcatcttcactcacccatcttcctatgcttgcaaaggCTTTATCTCTTCCTAttgtcttcctcttcttgatcttggtcttcttctcattcgtaatatgatcaattgtattTACCAAGTTCTACAtgaagattggatgatcaatcttgacgTTGATCTTCTTAAAAAATTTcttcacttgtgagatgagcttggcgacctTGGAATTCATCTCTTGGTCACTTAAGGTGCTTTCCTAAttttcttcatcgctctctttatcttcatgGCCATCATCTTTActtaagcttgactcttgcACCTGCTTCCttatcttcgccttcatgtgcgGTAAATGACCttacttgcttgtgagggcaaaGCTCTTAGCGTCGGATGAGGAAGGAGCTTCAACCCcaatgttcatggtcatctgaTAGGCGATGATATTGCCAAACACGTGACTTAGAGTTATCTTCTTGATttcattgttgtcatagatgatggagactatcaacttgtactttgaaagaagagcttcaagtattcttctcactacttgaTCGTCTTTAATTGGCGTCAAATCtaacctattgatctcattgacaagaatattcaaacgtgagtacatgttatTAGTACTTTCATGGGCAAGTAATTTAATGCTATTAAGCTTAGAGattacacatgatatttctcattgcgcacgttctttgtgccttcatgtatttaaaTGAGATTAATCATGTGCATTTGTGACAAAATATACACGATTtgaaagcatctttgcatagagatgataaaagaatactttTTCCTATAGCAATgcattgcctctccttgtttaTAAGGCGTTGTCTTATCCCCTCCTTGATggctctccaaacatctaaactttTGGCTTGTAGaaaataagtcattagaatttttcaacaggagaaatttgtgccatcgaagtGTGAAGCACTACCAGAATTCATCCCATCTCCAGACATCCCAACTCACTAGGCAATGAAGCCTATGTGGCTACGGCTCAAATGCCATTTGAATTGGTAAAACATTGTAAGAAGTGTGAGGCTCTAATAACGATTGTAGAGCCAgtgtgagccctagctctgataccacttaaagGGATTGGTGATATATTAAGAGTAAGGGGTGAATTAAGATATCTAAAACTAGCTGGTTTCAAAAATTTCGTAaaaaacctatattaatttctatctaaatgtgctctaggcttatctagtgtgcctACTCTACTATTCAAAAAAGTTTTACAACTTATAGTTAATTCTATCAAACtactctaagaaggtaaattgtaagtacgtaaatatgaaaatgtaaataagatagagagagcaaacttggcataagTAATTTTTATTctatagtatcgatggcatcAACGCCACCTCTGGTGCACATTGGAGCTCGACCAAGAATATGCTCTTGGTCaccaagactcttccggtcatggcacttgagccaccaaggcctcaagcaaGATGAGCCAccgagccaccaaggcaaggcctcaccacaaccCCCCTTTTGGTTACTTATTgttgtcttcactttggagcttaagccaccaaggcaagggtcttcgcgtccccatACAATCTTCTTGCTACTGCTCCAGACTAAATTGGAGGGTCAgcaagcttgagtcaccaaagcTCAAGGTGCTGGTGAGTCGCCAGGACTCCAGGGTATCGATATACCTTTAGGTACACAGTAGAAtaactccttgatccactcacTAGGCAGCAATGCCTAACAATAACTCTCTCTCTAGCCTGTACTTAATTacattggatgatcactttaagcactttggtggcttgaatgtattcagtaatatatattaggttctctagactctagcataCTTAAATGACCGAgtgagagggtatttatagcctcaactaCGCGAACTAGTCATTGCTCCAACGACTAAAAATTTCTGTTtatgctggatgatccggtgtaaatagattgtactcaccggatcatccgacgtgtataTCATCCacgaactagccgttgaaacccacTCAAACttattgtgaacaccggaaggtccagcgcGATGTCCTCCTTGAACGTCGAAACATCCTATGTTCATACGATGCCAACCAAGCCATTTTGCAACCCCTCTCAAAAATGGTCCAACGTGtttatttttgtgaatgttGAAACAGTCGGTGTGTATTTGACCCTATTTGGAAGCACTCAGAAAAAACAAACCGCCAAAAACTTCTTATGAACACTGGTTCATCTAGCGTGTTCATTTTTGTGAATACTGGATTATCCTCTGCTCTTCAAATTGTACACGTTGGAATATCCACCGTGTATATTTTTCGCCGACTAACAATTCAGGCATAACTTTAAGCTCtagactctgattttgatgatcttggactctatgaaaagcttatgaaGAGCTCTATATGATTAtacagaaatctggaacaagtctaattcattGTGAACGCTGGATGGTCCGTTGTGTATATTTTTAGTAGACTGTCACTTCATATTTTGAGTATAACTTTTCGCTCtaaactctgattttgatgatcttgtatTCTATGGAAAGATTTAAGAGCTCTATATGATTGTACAAAAATctatcccatttgatcacaccaaaattcatggaacaagttcaattcattcctctctgtCTCAGCTTTGGTGAGTTATCTTTTGTTGCATCTTTTGTTAGTCctattaactatgttgtcattaatcaccaaaatcacatatatgtcCTAAGAGGGCTATGTTCGCTACATGAACGACAACAACAGTGACACTGAGtttgatccttctgaggtatcacatTACTACGACCAACTTTCTActcaagttgataccttgaatgatgctcttgttagctaGGATAGATTACTCAAGAAAGCGGTTCGTGAGGTTAGGGAACTCAAGTCTAAACTAGAATGTTATTTATCTAAGCTTAAGTTGCTTAGGTATAGGGCCAAGGATGAGGAATGTGATAGTTGtcttgtggtcatgagtgagcttgttGAGCTTCAGATTCTGCATGCTCAAGTTatcagtcggcttgagactaatgagaagaagttccttGAGCAGGAGtttagacctactctcttagacgCTTGTAAGAATTTCTGTTTGCTCACAAAGGATGTTGAAGTGAAAGTCGAGCGCATTAAGGAGCTAGAgtttagattggagagtgctgagagttctaaggatgtgcagccaaactgtTCCACCTACATCGTTCTTAAGTACAAGTTCAACAGGGTTAGAGAGCAAGTGCAGAAGCTCATGACTataatgagtatctcctttctcttatggagaagtgctcagaaggcaatggcaaaattgatttgatcttgaccaagaccGAGATGTATGCGGATAAGGCAAGATTAGCTCTAGGGTTAGGTTTTGATAGAGTGGCCTACAATGGGCcaagtaagactgtgttcaccacacccaCCACTCTTGAGAGTGAGAAattcaaaatcaatgccacacaCTCTATGCCAGAAAAGAACAATTCCACACTACAAATCAAGAAGAGAGAGCTTGCAAAGACACAACCTAAGAGAGCTCCTTAGCCTAAGAAGAAAGCCCTATGAAATAATCTAGAGTGCTCTCTGAGAGACGTTATGtgtgcacctactgccagagagaaagTCACCTAGTAGAGTTCTATTTTCGCAGTAGGAGAGATGAGTTGCGTGAGTGGAAGTGGAGCACTCGGGATATGTACCACctctcttttggtgtacatcaGCTTTTTCCTCACTTTCGCTCACGAGTTTTTGACGCTTCTCGACCCTCTTCTAGAGGCGTTGCCCGGCATAGATCATGACATGATTCATTTAGTTTTGGTCCATGTGTAAAAGGTTTTGAGTCACAACGGTTTGGCAGACCATGTTTTCCTTATCATGGTACTGCCCCCAGCGTGCTAGAGCTATTTTACCAACACCTATTTTTACTCATTCTCCACAATCGACTCAGTGCTTGATTCCTAAGAAGTTTCTTACTTACACTAGCACTGAGTACTCGATCTCTCGTTACTCTATGTAGGTAGCAGGtggaggcctagagaacaagtggcccATCGAACTCGGTTGTTTGtgtcatatgaccggagatgcatcatggttctccaaccCCACCTCGACGAAGCGGcacaagtacatcacattcagggATGATAGAAAGGGAAGAGTGAAGGACAAATGTATGGTAAatgtgaatgagagttttaatCTCAAATGTGTGGCTTTGGTGGGGTATCTGTGATACAATTTGCTTTATGTATCTCAATTGTTGGATGAGAACTTGGAAGTGTGCTTCAAGCGTGatgcttcttgagttcttgattccttgAACACTTTTGTTTGTCGAATTTCctaggagagtttttggagccatttttTCTGAATTTCATGGTCCTTCTAGGTGTTTAATTGCACATCCTTTTTTCTAAGCTTCGGATGTGGCGTAGGAGGCTATGgtacatgagctttgatttgctttctcatttgagtgccctaggcttgattcgAGAATTCCCTAAGCtgaagtttgagaagaaccttgtttgtgctccttgtcggtatggcaagatggttctTGCCTCTCACCCACTAGTCAATATGATGATGACTGAACAATCGAGGGAACTTCTCCaaatggacactgttggtccttcccgagtttgttcggcgggtgggaaatggtatgtacttatcattaTTGATTACTACTCTCACTACtcttgagtcttctttcttgtgagcaaggataacgtgttctcacactttcggagcttagctttgcgATTGTTTAAGGAATTCCCTAGTGCATtaaaagcaattcacagtgataatagcaccgagttcaagaactatctctttgatgctttctatcttgaacatggcattgagcatcattTCTGCCTCACGCGTTCCTTAgcagaatgacgtggttgaaaGGAAAAATTGAACTCTGATTGAGATGACTAGGACGGtgcttgatgagcatatgaCTCTTAGAATGTTTTgggcagaggctattagcatAACTTGTATctctaatcggattttcttgcactcTATTTTGAATGTGACTTTTTATGAGTTGTACTtcgggaggaagccgaaggtctCTCACTTGAGAATTTTTAGATGtcattgcttcatcctaaagcgtgaaaatattgacaagttcgagtcgagTTCATCCAATGGAATTTTCTTGGGTTATTCTCTTCATTATCATTCTTActgggtttataatcttgacattAACACCATACAGTACCACAAAAATGGtgatcactaccggttctaaaACCCCATAATTACGGATtttagaactggcagtgattactcggcactgttGATTGGTACCTATAACTGTCGGGTCTAGAACAGGTAGTAAATGGTGTTCTGGGGAACCAAAAAAAGACACGAGCTAGCTCAAAATCGAGCTAGCTCGGCTGCCGCCACCACTGGCGCGCTCCATCACTGTTGCCATGCCACagctccaccgccgccaccctGCATAAGAAAACACGACGGCACGAAGGCCGCTGCCACAGCACACATAGCACACATGGCAACGAGTACACAGAGCACACACGGCACACCCTTGCTCCGTCCTACACAAAGAAAGCGCGCGCCATGAAGGCCGCCGCTACAGAACACGCAGTGATGAGGAAGGGTCGAAGAACACGTACCTGATGGTGACGAGGTTCAGGGAGTGCAATGCGTGGGGCTGAGGCGAGGCACCATTCACGGGGACGCAGTGAGCGGGTAGGGTGTCGAGCCTGGTGACCTCAGCGTAGACCCTCTGCCATGGTAGGAGACCGTAGCTCCGTTGCATGATGGGCAGCAACGACGATTGCAACGGTGTCGAGGCAGCCCCTGCCTCATCCATCCGCTCACCACCGCTTGCCGCCTCTCGCTCCCCGACACTATTGGTGCATGGATCTTTGAccctagcgagatccatggTGAGATCCGTCGGATCTCgccatggatctcgctaggTGCGGAGTTGCTGGTGGGAGAGactgggaggaggaggccaatgagggatgaaggagagagaggctggtgggggaggaggaggaggacggtggcggggaaagagataaggtggagagataaagagagaggaggtgagggaAAGAGGGGATCGAACACGCGAGGAGATAAGGCCGAGCCGTGAGCGGACGTGAGGTGAACCAGAAGCCGATTCAGTGAAATTTCTGGTCCAGTCCTCTCATTAGTGCTGGTACAAATtaaaaactgatagtgatagtatCAGTGCCTTTTTTAGTGCGAATCAGCATTGATAGTCGgtttcagtgctggttcttaatgGCTCAGTCATTTTTCGGGCATGGAAGGTTAAGAATCTGCAATGATACATTTTCAGTGGTGGTTCTTGTACAACCAGTACCGATGAGCCGCTATTTATAACCTGTTCTTTTGTAGTGATCAAGgtatcctgtgatgtgacctttgatgaattaACCTCTTGTTCTAGTACTGTTCTTGAGTGTGCaagtgatcaagagatgagcgaAAGGTGTTATTGGGGAGGCACCTCTCTCTAACGGATATGAACGAAGGGATGCTTCTTGAGGAGACATCTCTTTCCAATAACCATGAATTGATCATTTCTCAACGGATATGATAGCTAAATAAACTACTCTTTGATGTTTACAGGATATGAAGAAGAGGTGATTTGAAAGATAAAGAAACAGTACTGAAATGCCTGGAAGCATACTAGATcttgttgagagagagagagagagcgttGCCAACATCAAGCTCAAATTCAGCTGGTCGGCTCTGCGGATAAGCACAAGTGTCCTTTTCTTATTGGTCAGAAACTATTAACAAGGTATAGGTGGTTTAAGTAGTGACTCACATGGTCACACGGTGTCTCCATCTCAGTTGTCAACGTCCGTCCCTCACCACTCCGTGAATCTGAAGGCAAAGCTCTTTCGGTTGATCATGCAATTCCTTCTTCACGAGGCAAGATTAACTCCAAATTACTCCTTTCAATTATTTCTAGTGTTCGGATAATCCTTAAACTTTAAATCTGTTCATTTAACCTCCAAAATTTAAGTACCGTATCTTATAACCCCTAGAGTAATTTGCAATAGCAGTTTTACTGACGTGGTGACGGTTTTGCTGACTAGGTCATCCCTTTCACCGCTGCTCTCTCTTGAATCCTCTCTTCTCATTCATCTATCTCTGTTCCTTTCTCGCGGATGTTGCTCTAAGCCGCCGACGAGATCGGGCTATCCCTCTTGTGCAGAGGAGCCCCACCCCATTTACATCTCCACTACCCGCTCTGTCTTATCCCCTTTGCCCCTGGCTCcctctgctccctctctcttagCCATCATTTTCCCCCATTGTGCCAGAGCAGCAacagcggcaagccgagctcgCTCACCGCCTTCCTCAGCTCCTCCCCGTCGAAGCCATCACCGTAGGGAGAGCCGCTGGAGCTCCTTGTTCCATTCCTAGATTCAGACCCCTCTCTCTCGCTGTAGAGGTCAAGATCAAGGCCCTCCTTCTCTAACTCCGACTGTAGGACAACACTGCCGCCATCATCAATTTCTACCTCCTCCAGTGAGCCATCGGCCTATTCCCCTCTCCCAAATCTTCCTCGCTCTATGCTGCACCCCTTGGCTGCTTCTCGTCGTAGCTCCACCAGCACCTAGGCCAGAATCAACGTTTTCTCCACTGCCAAGGTCCACCGCCCGTCGTGAAGCACCTCACTGCTGCCGGCCTGCTCCAACACCTCTTTACCTAAGCCGAGACTGCAAAGAGCTCCGTCGTAACTCTAAGAAGCTAGAGCACGGGCCCACTTGGCTATGGCCCGTCACTGGCCTGAACTTCCATTAGAACCGAGCGCTGCCGCGCCATTTGGATCGCCGCCAACCAGGTTGTTATCGTGCCCACCAGTTGTCGAGCGCCTGTGTGAGTTCACTATCGTGCGCTACAGCTCCACACGCTGCTTCTCGATCTCCCACTCTCTTCCTAGCTCGGTCGCGCCTACGGCCAAACCCCCCACCGCCGTGCTCCATTGCTCGCTCGCGCACTACGCTGTGTCGCGCCGTCCCTCCGTGCCTCCTAGCCAGCAGGTGACGCTCGTGCGTGCCGCCCTGAtttccctctctgctctctcttctGTTGTGGTGGACTCCCGCGTCGGTCGAGACCCACCACGCCAAGACTAAGTCGTTCCTTGGCGCCGAGGACGATCGGCCAAGAAGTCTGCCGCCAAGCCCTCTCCTCTGGCCAGAGGGAGAGCGATAATGTTGTAGCCATGTGGCAAAAACAGGTGGCGTAGCAACCACGtcattaaaataaatatcgcAAACTACTTAGGAAGTTATGTGATATGTATTTAAAATTTGAGGGTTAAATAAACAGTTTTAAAATTCGGAACGTTATCCGGCACCAGAAATAATTTAAGGAGGTAATTTGGACTTTTTTCTTATACTAATATTCCATAACTGAGCCCAAACTGAGTTCAAATTGAATACGTCCTACCCtaattcatctactcaaaacCAAATTCATCACAATAATTTCAATAAAAGATCATCCAGAGACAAGAAATGTTTGCATTCAATCGATTATATCACAGtacatgattaaaaaaaaataccaattcagcacgtttcttttttatttattgaaAGAGCACGAACAGACCAAAGAACATCGATCTGCATCTCACTAACCAAGAAGCAAGAAGACGAGCAGTAGGTGGAGGGCAGCACGGTCGTCTACCAGCGTCCAGCCTCCTCGTCGACGCTGTCGGCGGCGCGGTGCAGCACAGCGTGGAGCAGGACGAAGAGGAGACCGACGAGCAGGGACGTGATGATGTTGGCCGTGGCGCCGGTGAGCAGCAGCAGGACGAGCGTGATAGCGGAGAGGACCGCAAGGACCACGCCTTCCCCGAAGGCGCGGCCGAAGAGGACGAGCGGCCCGTCGCGGAGGAAGTAGAGGAACAGCCAGGCGACCATGCAGGCGAGGAAGACGAGCAGGGAGACGGGGTGCCAGAGCAGGGAGAGGAAGATGACGCCGAGGACGAGGATGGCGTAGTTCGAGGCGAAGTGCGCGAGGTTGGCGCGCGCGCGGCGGTAGGCGTCGGTGAACCCCCGCGGGACGGAGAGCGCGCGCGGGTCCGCGAGCTCGCGCCAGGGACGCCGCGTGGCCAGCGCCGACGCGCCGCGGGCCTTGGCGCGGGAGATGAAGTCGAGCGGGGAGGAGCCTTCGGGCGGcggggcggaggaggaggggatggTGCCGTACTTGGACATGGCCGGAGGTGGAAGGCTGGAAGGTTAACGGCGCCGTCAAGGAGGGCGGACGCGACGCGAGGCGGTGGGGACAGGGGAGAGCTTGATGCTGGAGCAGTTGGACCACGGAAGGGGAAGGTATCCGATTATGCAGAAGGGGAAAGGTATCCGGTTATGCTGAAGCAGGCGTGCGCATGGAGAGCTGGAGACTGGGTAGGGACCC
This genomic interval carries:
- the LOC133884668 gene encoding PRA1 family protein F2-like gives rise to the protein MSKYGTIPSSSAPPPEGSSPLDFISRAKARGASALATRRPWRELADPRALSVPRGFTDAYRRARANLAHFASNYAILVLGVIFLSLLWHPVSLLVFLACMVAWLFLYFLRDGPLVLFGRAFGEGVVLAVLSAITLVLLLLTGATANIITSLLVGLLFVLLHAVLHRAADSVDEEAGRW